One genomic segment of Arcobacter porcinus includes these proteins:
- a CDS encoding RNA-binding domain-containing protein, producing the protein MKLQINESQNIEFKQTWRDEYIKWLSAFGNTDGGKLYIGVDDDGEIKGIDNAKKLLEDIPNKVRDILGIMVDVNLLQDEDKEYIEIITDKYPYPISYKGSYYYRSGSTTQELKGVALDKFLLGKQGKTWDSVPVPYFGATDLDPYAFKLFREKAEKKRRIDPELLKENDDVLINKLRLREGDYLKRAAALLFAKEPMKYVMGSMIKIGYFKSNTELIYQDVIEGNLFEQVDKVMELIFTKYLSAFITYEGIQRVESFPISELAFREALINAVVHKDYSSQNSIQISVYDDKVLMWNAGDLPQNWTIDTLLRKHTSEPHNPLVAYPFFLAGYIESWGRGIEKIIEESQKFNGITPQFKWENGLWVEFYFNTDKSSPNGLGEKLGEKLGETQQNIIKLMQNNPKIAITALATELGISTTAIEKHIKILKDKNIIQRIGGAKGGHWEVKQ; encoded by the coding sequence ATGAAACTACAAATTAACGAATCACAAAACATAGAGTTTAAACAAACTTGGAGAGATGAGTATATCAAATGGCTTAGTGCATTTGGTAATACTGATGGTGGAAAGCTTTATATCGGTGTTGATGATGATGGTGAAATTAAAGGCATTGATAATGCCAAAAAACTTCTTGAAGATATACCAAACAAAGTACGAGATATTTTAGGAATCATGGTAGATGTCAATCTTTTGCAAGATGAAGATAAAGAGTACATTGAAATCATCACAGATAAATACCCATACCCTATAAGCTATAAAGGCTCATACTACTACAGAAGTGGAAGCACAACACAAGAGTTAAAAGGTGTGGCTTTAGATAAATTTTTACTTGGAAAACAGGGTAAAACTTGGGATAGTGTACCAGTTCCTTATTTTGGAGCTACAGATTTAGACCCTTATGCTTTTAAACTATTTAGAGAAAAAGCTGAGAAAAAAAGAAGAATAGATCCCGAGCTTTTAAAAGAAAATGATGATGTTTTAATAAATAAACTACGACTTCGTGAAGGTGATTATCTAAAGAGAGCTGCTGCACTATTGTTTGCAAAAGAGCCTATGAAATATGTAATGGGAAGTATGATTAAAATAGGATATTTTAAATCAAATACAGAACTAATATATCAAGATGTTATAGAAGGAAATCTATTTGAGCAAGTGGATAAAGTAATGGAGCTTATATTTACAAAATATCTTAGTGCTTTTATCACTTATGAGGGTATTCAAAGAGTAGAGAGTTTTCCAATTTCAGAGTTAGCTTTTAGAGAAGCTTTAATTAATGCAGTTGTTCATAAAGATTATAGTTCACAAAATAGTATACAAATAAGTGTTTATGATGATAAAGTTCTTATGTGGAATGCAGGAGATTTACCACAAAACTGGACTATAGATACACTTTTGAGAAAACATACATCTGAACCACATAATCCTCTAGTTGCATATCCATTTTTCCTAGCTGGATATATTGAGTCTTGGGGAAGAGGGATAGAAAAAATCATAGAAGAATCACAAAAGTTTAATGGTATAACTCCACAATTTAAATGGGAAAATGGTTTATGGGTTGAGTTTTATTTTAATACTGATAAAAGTTCACCTAATGGGTTGGGTGAAAAGTTGGGTGAAAAGTTGGGTGAAACACAACAAAACATCATAAAGCTTATGCAAAATAACCCAAAAATTGCAATTACAGCACTTGCTACTGAACTTGGAATCAGCACAACAGCAATAGAAAAACATATTAAAATACTAAAAGATAAAAATATTATCCAGCGAATAGGCGGTGCTAAAGGCGGACATTGGGAGGTAAAACAATGA
- a CDS encoding S1 family peptidase yields MINPQAITEKLLFSTVKINTKTGTGTGFFFEFTNEDMRIPVIITNKHVVNDADVISLSLHVAYNQQPTDENINVEYQTNWIEHSKYDLCCCLFQPLVEYCNSTLKKAIYYVPIGENNIWNDKQLSELKTMEDIVMVGYPIGLWDDVHNLPIFRKGVTSSHPTINFKGEKIGLIDAACFPGSSGSPIFIVDDNYTDKNGNTVIAQRFGLLGVLYAGPTFDTEGKIVVRDIPTKQEVYSNTQVMINLGYYIKASEILALKEEVLKHIKEIEDAKR; encoded by the coding sequence ATGATAAATCCACAAGCTATTACCGAAAAACTACTATTTTCAACTGTAAAAATCAACACAAAAACAGGAACAGGTACTGGTTTCTTTTTTGAATTTACAAATGAAGATATGAGAATTCCAGTAATCATAACAAATAAACATGTAGTTAATGATGCTGATGTCATTTCGTTGAGTTTACATGTGGCTTACAACCAACAACCAACCGATGAAAATATTAATGTTGAATATCAAACTAATTGGATAGAGCATTCAAAATATGATTTATGCTGTTGTCTTTTTCAACCGTTGGTTGAATATTGCAATTCAACACTAAAAAAAGCTATATATTATGTTCCAATAGGTGAAAACAATATATGGAATGATAAACAGTTATCTGAATTAAAAACAATGGAAGATATTGTTATGGTTGGCTATCCGATAGGTCTTTGGGACGATGTTCATAATCTGCCTATATTTAGGAAAGGTGTGACTTCAAGTCATCCTACCATAAATTTTAAAGGGGAAAAAATTGGTTTAATTGATGCAGCTTGTTTTCCTGGTTCTTCTGGTTCACCTATATTTATTGTAGATGATAACTATACTGATAAAAATGGGAATACCGTAATAGCACAAAGATTTGGATTATTGGGTGTGTTGTATGCAGGACCAACTTTTGATACAGAAGGAAAAATTGTTGTAAGAGATATACCAACAAAACAAGAAGTTTACAGCAATACACAGGTAATGATTAATTTAGGATATTACATTAAAGCTTCAGAAATATTAGCATTGAAAGAGGAAGTATTAAAACATATTAAGGAAATAGAAGATGCCAAAAGGTAA
- a CDS encoding DUF2188 domain-containing protein, with product MPKGKNQHVVKHENGWAVKGAGNTKATKVTQTQKEAIKTAEQIAKNQKSDTKIHSEDGRIRAGNSYGNDPCPPRDKK from the coding sequence ATGCCAAAAGGTAAAAATCAACATGTAGTAAAACATGAAAATGGATGGGCTGTAAAAGGCGCAGGAAATACTAAAGCTACGAAAGTAACTCAAACGCAAAAAGAAGCTATAAAAACAGCTGAACAAATTGCAAAAAATCAAAAATCTGATACAAAAATACATAGTGAAGATGGAAGAATAAGAGCAGGAAATAGCTATGGAAATGATCCTTGTCCACCAAGAGATAAGAAGTGA
- a CDS encoding Fic family protein — MKINSEIINNISTTNLSIFVPNKNLSFSLAKKDKIDFIYNTSALEGNDMTFPEVQTLLEGITVGGHKLSDEQQILNQNRSVNLLFELIEKGEFCIDRSTLLKLHGKVAEEEAITWGEFRTSGVNIGGTDYLPPKADELNSIFDEGVKEINQIVHPIIKAITYFLFGAKSQFFFDGNKRTSRLMMNGILLDSGYPILNIKAKDRLEFNKVMIEFYDNNDIEKAIEYLVNYYIKQNTHLVA; from the coding sequence ATGAAAATAAATAGCGAAATTATCAACAACATAAGTACAACAAATCTAAGTATTTTTGTACCAAATAAAAATTTATCGTTTAGCTTAGCGAAAAAAGACAAGATAGATTTCATCTATAATACTTCTGCATTAGAGGGAAATGATATGACTTTTCCAGAGGTGCAGACACTTTTGGAAGGGATTACAGTAGGTGGACACAAACTAAGCGATGAGCAACAGATCCTTAATCAAAACAGAAGTGTAAATCTACTCTTTGAGCTGATAGAAAAGGGTGAATTTTGTATAGATAGATCTACACTTTTAAAGCTTCATGGCAAAGTGGCAGAAGAAGAAGCTATAACTTGGGGAGAGTTTAGAACAAGTGGAGTAAATATAGGTGGAACAGATTATTTACCACCAAAAGCCGATGAGTTAAATTCTATTTTTGATGAGGGCGTAAAAGAGATAAATCAAATAGTTCACCCAATAATTAAAGCTATAACATACTTTTTATTTGGTGCTAAAAGTCAATTTTTCTTTGATGGTAATAAACGAACATCAAGACTTATGATGAATGGAATACTTTTAGATAGTGGTTATCCTATTTTGAATATAAAAGCAAAAGATAGATTGGAATTTAATAAGGTAATGATTGAGTTTTATGACAATAATGACATCGAAAAAGCGATAGAGTATTTAGTAAATTACTATATCAAGCAAAATACTCACTTGGTGGCTTAA
- a CDS encoding restriction endonuclease subunit S: protein MSEFKQGYKQTKVGIIPEDWEVGGLSKIANVEMGQSPLGDTYNTERIGVALINGPTEFTVRYPIKKQWTSKPTKLCKKGDILICVRGSSTGRINISNDEYCIGRGVAAISNKKQKGNIDFIEQILNILSEKILKLTSGSTFPNIDKKTLNEFSIPLPPLKEQEKIAQILTTWDEAITKQTELLESKELQKKGLMQKLLSGEVRFDGFNDEWEEVKLGEIGEFKKGTAFTIANLKEGSIPVIAGGKEPAYYHNEHNRIGKTITVSSSGASAGFINYFEEPIFVSDSFTIKGKKSISDTKYLFFFLSLIQNRIFALQSGGAQPHIYPKDLQILHIKLPSLPEQQKIAEVLSLADDEINLLKNELEELKLQKKALMQKLLTGQVRVKA from the coding sequence ATGAGTGAATTCAAACAAGGCTACAAGCAAACAAAAGTGGGGATTATTCCTGAGGATTGGGAGGTTGGTGGACTTTCAAAAATAGCAAATGTTGAAATGGGACAATCGCCTTTAGGGGATACTTACAACACTGAACGAATAGGAGTTGCTTTAATAAATGGACCAACAGAATTTACAGTTAGATACCCTATAAAGAAACAATGGACTTCAAAGCCAACAAAATTATGCAAAAAAGGTGATATTTTAATATGTGTTCGTGGTAGCTCAACAGGTAGAATAAATATTTCTAATGATGAATATTGCATTGGAAGAGGTGTTGCTGCAATTAGCAATAAAAAACAAAAGGGTAATATAGATTTTATTGAGCAAATTTTGAATATTTTAAGTGAAAAAATTTTAAAACTCACATCTGGTTCAACTTTTCCAAATATAGATAAAAAAACATTAAACGAATTTTCAATCCCCCTTCCACCCCTAAAAGAGCAAGAAAAAATAGCCCAGATTCTCACAACTTGGGATGAAGCTATCACCAAACAAACCGAGCTTTTAGAATCAAAAGAGCTACAAAAAAAAGGTTTAATGCAAAAGCTTTTAAGTGGTGAAGTTCGTTTTGATGGATTTAATGATGAGTGGGAAGAAGTGAAGTTGGGAGAGATTGGAGAATTTAAAAAAGGAACAGCTTTTACAATAGCAAATTTGAAAGAAGGAAGCATTCCCGTTATTGCAGGTGGTAAAGAACCTGCCTATTATCATAATGAGCACAATAGGATTGGTAAAACAATAACAGTAAGTAGTAGTGGAGCAAGTGCTGGTTTTATAAATTATTTTGAAGAGCCTATTTTTGTATCAGATAGCTTTACAATTAAAGGGAAAAAAAGTATTTCAGATACAAAATATCTTTTCTTTTTTCTTTCACTAATACAAAATAGAATTTTTGCATTACAAAGTGGAGGAGCTCAACCACATATTTATCCAAAAGATTTACAAATATTACACATCAAACTTCCATCTCTCCCAGAACAACAAAAAATAGCCGAAGTTTTAAGCCTTGCCGATGATGAGATAAATCTTCTTAAAAATGAACTTGAAGAATTAAAACTTCAAAAAAAAGCACTTATGCAAAAACTACTAACAGGGCAAGTGAGAGTTAAAGCATGA
- the pyrF gene encoding orotidine-5'-phosphate decarboxylase — MSNNMKLCVSLDLESSAENLALVEKIKDFDVWIKVGFRTYLRDGKKFLENIKAINPNFKIFLDLKLYDIPNTMADAAEDISKFGLVDMFNVHASAGFEAMQTVMNRIKDIPNRPLVLAVTALTSFDNESFKKIYGEDIDKKAREFAKNSFEAGLDGVVCSAFESLDIKNNTSKEFITLCPGIRPFGEDSGDQKRVADINFSKNNLVDFIVVGRPIYKNEFPKDIVNKIIENL; from the coding sequence ATGAGTAATAATATGAAACTTTGTGTATCTTTAGATTTGGAAAGCTCAGCTGAAAATCTAGCTTTAGTTGAAAAAATAAAAGATTTTGATGTATGGATAAAAGTTGGTTTTAGAACTTATTTAAGAGATGGAAAAAAGTTTTTAGAAAATATAAAAGCTATAAATCCAAATTTTAAAATCTTTCTTGATTTAAAATTATATGATATTCCAAATACAATGGCAGATGCAGCAGAAGATATATCTAAATTTGGTTTAGTTGATATGTTCAATGTTCATGCAAGTGCTGGTTTTGAAGCTATGCAAACTGTTATGAATAGAATAAAAGATATTCCAAATAGACCTTTAGTTCTAGCTGTTACAGCTCTTACATCATTTGATAATGAATCTTTTAAAAAAATTTATGGAGAAGATATAGACAAAAAAGCTAGAGAATTTGCAAAAAATAGTTTTGAAGCTGGTCTTGATGGTGTTGTTTGCTCTGCTTTTGAAAGTTTAGATATCAAAAATAACACTTCTAAAGAGTTTATAACACTTTGCCCTGGTATTCGTCCTTTTGGAGAAGATAGTGGAGATCAAAAAAGAGTTGCAGATATAAATTTCTCAAAAAACAATTTGGTTGATTTTATTGTTGTAGGAAGACCTATATATAAAAATGAATTCCCAAAAGATATTGTTAATAAAATTATCGAAAATTTATAA
- a CDS encoding M48 family metallopeptidase, translated as MLENIQITKKDVKNITLKVKPSGEVILTAPKMTSDEHIKFIIKKRAKWIEKKKEFFASFETSEKEYVSGEDFKYLGRSYRLKVIESNKEAVKLQRGYLEIYVKNKNDLKRKQNLVYEWYYEKALLHFFNILQEFNKIVKQEIKDIKIRQMKTRWGSCNPHKSYINLNIELIKKPKICIEYVVFHELVHLIYPNHSKEFYNYLSLYMSDWEKRKHILEKTSK; from the coding sequence ATGCTTGAAAACATTCAAATTACTAAAAAGGATGTAAAAAATATCACTTTAAAAGTAAAACCTTCTGGAGAAGTAATTTTAACTGCTCCAAAGATGACTAGTGATGAGCATATAAAATTTATAATCAAAAAAAGAGCCAAGTGGATTGAAAAAAAGAAAGAGTTTTTTGCTTCATTTGAAACAAGTGAAAAAGAGTATGTGAGTGGAGAGGATTTTAAATATTTAGGACGAAGTTACAGGCTGAAAGTCATTGAATCAAATAAAGAAGCTGTTAAGCTTCAAAGAGGCTATTTAGAAATCTATGTTAAAAATAAAAATGATTTAAAACGAAAACAAAATTTGGTTTACGAGTGGTATTATGAAAAAGCATTACTTCATTTTTTTAATATTTTGCAAGAGTTTAATAAAATTGTGAAGCAAGAGATAAAAGATATAAAAATAAGACAAATGAAAACAAGATGGGGAAGCTGTAACCCACATAAATCATATATAAATCTTAACATTGAACTTATAAAAAAGCCAAAAATTTGTATAGAATATGTAGTTTTTCATGAACTGGTTCATTTGATCTATCCAAATCATTCTAAAGAATTTTATAATTATTTATCACTATACATGAGTGATTGGGAAAAGCGAAAGCATATTCTTGAGAAAACAAGCAAATGA
- the dinD gene encoding DNA damage-inducible protein D, whose amino-acid sequence MKKDIELQHHQTFEEIKQIDQDGNEFWYARELAKLLGYSDFRNFQNVIAKAKEACINSGFNPDDHLVEITEVVKIGSGAGAPYPSFALSRYACYLVVQNADPSKPVVASGQTYFAIQTRRQELQNDEAFAKLKEDEKRVFLRNELKEHNKQLVETAQLAGVETDLDFAIFQNHGYKGLYGGLDAKGIHKAKGLKKSHKILDYMGSTELAANLFRATQTEEKLKRDNIQGKTKANQTYYEVGKKVRETIKELGGTMPENLPTPKESVTKIEKSQKNLEDKNYE is encoded by the coding sequence ATGAAAAAAGATATTGAACTACAACACCACCAAACATTTGAAGAAATAAAGCAAATAGACCAAGATGGCAATGAATTTTGGTATGCAAGAGAATTAGCAAAACTTTTAGGATATTCGGATTTTAGGAATTTTCAAAATGTAATTGCTAAGGCAAAAGAAGCTTGTATCAATAGTGGATTTAATCCTGATGACCACCTCGTTGAAATCACCGAGGTGGTAAAAATTGGTTCAGGAGCAGGTGCACCTTATCCATCTTTTGCACTTTCAAGATATGCTTGTTATTTAGTTGTTCAAAATGCTGATCCAAGTAAACCAGTAGTAGCAAGTGGGCAAACATATTTTGCTATACAAACAAGAAGACAAGAGCTACAAAATGATGAAGCATTTGCTAAGTTAAAAGAAGATGAAAAAAGGGTGTTTTTACGAAATGAGCTTAAAGAACATAACAAACAACTAGTAGAAACAGCACAACTTGCAGGAGTTGAGACTGATTTGGATTTTGCTATATTCCAAAATCATGGATACAAAGGTTTATATGGTGGACTTGACGCAAAAGGAATACATAAAGCAAAAGGGCTAAAAAAATCACACAAAATCCTTGATTATATGGGAAGTACAGAACTAGCAGCCAATCTATTCCGTGCAACACAAACAGAGGAAAAATTAAAAAGAGATAATATCCAAGGTAAAACAAAAGCAAACCAAACATACTATGAAGTAGGCAAAAAAGTAAGAGAAACTATAAAAGAGCTGGGTGGAACTATGCCAGAGAATTTACCAACTCCAAAAGAGAGTGTAACCAAAATAGAAAAGTCACAAAAAAACCTTGAGGATAAAAACTATGAGTGA
- a CDS encoding type I restriction endonuclease subunit R: protein MENITLEQVIQQNCIDLLSHKEFGYKFISKEDNLIFRENKTSAVLLKKILIERLYAINSYEYKGQNYKFSANNISKAVEDLDVSLNEGLIVANEKITNHLLLGTSYEENLDDGTKKSFSFKYIDFENIENNHFFVTEEFIVDRANQNEITKTRRPDLVVFVNGIPLVVIELKKSSVNYENGIKQLEKEQKKDEIPHLFKYIQLTIAANSNEARYGTMGTPLKFYSLWKEEENQKAKETLKTMVQDREISSLDLTLFALLSKDRLLRLIRHYILFDHKTKKVCRYQQFFGIEKTLKRVEKITDGIRAGGLIWHTQGSGKSLTMVMLTKLLKITYTNAKIIVVTDRVDLDEQIHKTFENTDIKAGRASSGSDLIEKLQSGISVITTLVHKFEKVRNSKTVINDNNVFVLVDESHRTQGGDLHNAMKKALPLACYLGFTGTPLLKKEKNKNSFLKFGGEIHRYTIDDAVKDGAVLPLLYEGRLVDQEVLSPDGLVRKFNMISRELSDDAKRDLQHKWARFQKVASSEQRLELIALDINEHFKKTLKMANSGFKAMFATSSKYEAIKYHEIFEEYGDIRTAYVISSNEHEELDGGNKEYVAKAWQETIKNYGSEEEYLKYVKNEFIHGCEIDLLIVVDKLLTGFDAPRASTLYIDKQLKEHNLLQAIARVNRLYDGKDYGYIVDYRGLLGELDQALTNYASLDGFDPEDLTGAVVDVRTEIAKARTYYTHLEDLFSDVKFKDDLESYVVVLADITKRDDFKEWLSHLARAFKLALSSEKIDDILSENEIKLYKKKIKFYNELRKVVQLRYHETCDFGKYEEQMQKLLDTFVSAKEVNELTRLVNIFETEFEEEVQRVEGKSAKADTILSAVSAVVKEKMDSNPAFYKSIAQQIEDVINEYKAKRLSEEEKLAKAKQLKDLITGMSKPNEDKYPKEFENKKTLIAIYDNLSDILGNLEVVDFDLIVKNLTLKFDEIYLGASKKPEWHKNKDVENEITSAMEDVLWDVEDEYDISIENKEKIYQTIRGIGISFYA from the coding sequence ATGGAAAATATAACATTAGAGCAAGTAATACAACAAAACTGTATCGATCTTTTGAGCCATAAAGAGTTTGGATATAAGTTTATAAGCAAAGAAGATAATCTTATTTTCAGAGAAAACAAAACATCTGCCGTACTTCTTAAAAAAATACTTATAGAGAGACTTTATGCCATCAATAGTTATGAATACAAAGGACAAAACTATAAATTTAGTGCCAATAATATATCCAAAGCAGTAGAAGACTTAGATGTATCTTTAAATGAGGGATTAATCGTAGCAAATGAGAAAATCACTAATCATCTACTTTTAGGTACTAGCTATGAAGAGAATCTTGATGATGGTACTAAAAAAAGTTTCTCTTTTAAATATATCGACTTTGAAAATATTGAAAATAACCACTTCTTTGTAACAGAAGAGTTTATAGTAGATCGTGCCAACCAAAATGAAATTACAAAGACTAGAAGACCTGATTTAGTCGTGTTTGTAAATGGTATCCCACTAGTGGTGATTGAGCTAAAAAAATCAAGTGTAAACTATGAAAATGGTATCAAACAACTTGAAAAAGAGCAAAAGAAAGATGAAATTCCTCATCTATTTAAATATATCCAACTAACCATTGCAGCAAATAGTAATGAAGCTAGATATGGAACTATGGGAACACCTTTAAAGTTTTATAGTTTATGGAAAGAAGAAGAGAACCAAAAGGCAAAAGAGACTTTAAAAACTATGGTACAAGATAGAGAAATAAGCAGTCTTGACCTTACACTTTTTGCACTTTTATCAAAAGATAGGCTGTTAAGACTGATAAGACACTATATTCTATTTGATCATAAAACAAAAAAAGTTTGCCGTTATCAACAGTTTTTTGGGATTGAAAAAACGCTTAAAAGGGTAGAAAAGATAACAGATGGTATAAGAGCAGGCGGACTTATTTGGCATACTCAAGGAAGTGGTAAATCTCTGACAATGGTAATGCTTACAAAACTTCTAAAAATAACTTACACTAATGCAAAAATCATAGTAGTAACCGATAGAGTTGATTTGGATGAGCAGATTCATAAAACTTTTGAAAATACGGATATCAAAGCAGGAAGAGCAAGTAGTGGAAGTGATTTAATAGAGAAACTTCAAAGCGGTATAAGTGTGATTACAACACTTGTACATAAGTTTGAAAAGGTAAGAAACTCAAAAACTGTTATCAATGATAACAATGTATTCGTGCTAGTAGATGAGTCTCACCGTACTCAAGGTGGAGATTTGCACAATGCCATGAAAAAAGCTCTACCTCTTGCTTGTTATCTTGGATTTACAGGAACACCACTTCTTAAAAAAGAGAAAAATAAAAACAGTTTTTTAAAGTTTGGTGGTGAAATACATAGATATACCATAGATGACGCTGTAAAAGATGGAGCTGTTTTACCACTACTTTATGAAGGAAGACTGGTAGATCAAGAGGTACTTAGCCCAGATGGATTGGTGCGAAAATTTAATATGATTTCACGAGAGTTAAGTGATGATGCAAAAAGAGACTTGCAACACAAATGGGCAAGATTTCAAAAAGTTGCATCAAGTGAGCAAAGACTTGAGCTTATAGCATTAGACATCAATGAACACTTCAAAAAAACTCTAAAAATGGCAAATAGTGGATTTAAAGCGATGTTTGCAACAAGTAGCAAGTACGAGGCTATAAAATATCATGAGATTTTTGAAGAGTATGGAGATATAAGAACTGCCTATGTAATCTCAAGCAATGAGCATGAAGAACTAGATGGTGGAAATAAAGAGTATGTTGCAAAAGCATGGCAAGAGACTATTAAGAACTATGGAAGTGAAGAAGAGTATCTAAAATATGTAAAAAATGAATTTATCCACGGGTGTGAGATAGATTTGCTTATTGTTGTGGATAAGCTTTTAACTGGTTTTGATGCACCAAGAGCAAGTACACTTTATATAGATAAACAATTAAAAGAACATAACCTTTTACAAGCAATTGCAAGGGTAAATAGACTTTATGATGGAAAAGATTATGGGTATATTGTGGATTATAGAGGTCTTCTAGGAGAACTTGATCAAGCTTTGACAAATTATGCTTCACTTGATGGTTTTGATCCAGAGGATTTGACGGGAGCTGTAGTAGATGTAAGAACTGAAATAGCAAAAGCTAGAACTTATTATACCCATTTAGAAGACCTTTTTAGTGATGTTAAATTCAAAGATGATTTAGAAAGTTATGTAGTTGTTTTAGCAGATATTACTAAAAGAGATGATTTCAAAGAGTGGTTATCACACTTAGCTAGAGCTTTTAAATTAGCTCTTTCTAGTGAAAAAATTGATGATATTTTAAGTGAAAATGAAATAAAGCTTTATAAGAAAAAAATCAAATTTTACAATGAACTAAGAAAAGTAGTGCAGTTAAGATATCACGAAACTTGTGACTTTGGAAAATATGAAGAGCAGATGCAAAAGCTACTTGACACCTTTGTAAGTGCCAAAGAGGTTAATGAACTTACAAGGCTTGTAAATATATTTGAAACAGAGTTTGAAGAAGAGGTTCAAAGAGTTGAGGGTAAAAGTGCAAAAGCTGACACAATTTTGAGTGCCGTAAGTGCGGTAGTAAAAGAAAAAATGGACTCAAACCCAGCATTTTATAAGTCAATTGCCCAACAAATAGAAGATGTAATTAATGAATATAAAGCTAAAAGACTCAGTGAAGAGGAAAAATTGGCAAAAGCAAAACAATTAAAAGACTTAATTACAGGTATGTCAAAACCAAATGAGGATAAATACCCAAAAGAGTTTGAAAATAAAAAAACTTTAATTGCCATTTATGATAACTTGAGTGATATTTTGGGCAACTTAGAAGTTGTTGATTTTGATTTGATTGTTAAAAATTTGACTTTGAAATTTGATGAGATTTATTTAGGAGCTTCTAAAAAACCTGAATGGCATAAAAATAAAGATGTCGAAAATGAAATAACAAGTGCAATGGAAGATGTTCTTTGGGATGTAGAAGATGAATATGATATATCAATCGAAAACAAAGAGAAAATTTATCAAACTATTAGAGGTATAGGTATAAGTTTTTATGCTTGA